A section of the Labilithrix sp. genome encodes:
- a CDS encoding response regulator, which translates to MASGRLCSKILVVEDDPDTREILADFFASHGYDVKTVATAEAGLAELKGNGTDVVLSDNQLDGGHTGSWMLRRAYAEGLLRRVAAVMYTADDDPNVPRVVRVLHKPTALSVIEATAERAIDSARGRDLARTSATRLTSHVDDEMTPSSRQA; encoded by the coding sequence GTGGCGAGTGGACGTCTTTGTTCGAAGATCTTGGTCGTCGAGGACGATCCGGACACACGAGAGATCCTCGCTGACTTCTTCGCCTCTCACGGCTACGACGTGAAGACGGTCGCCACCGCCGAGGCGGGCCTCGCGGAGCTGAAGGGCAACGGGACCGACGTGGTGCTGAGCGACAACCAGCTCGACGGTGGCCACACCGGCTCGTGGATGCTCCGTCGCGCCTACGCGGAGGGGCTCCTCCGTCGTGTCGCCGCGGTCATGTACACCGCCGACGACGATCCGAACGTGCCGCGCGTCGTGCGCGTGCTCCACAAGCCGACCGCGCTCTCCGTGATCGAGGCGACGGCCGAGCGCGCGATCGACTCCGCACGCGGCCGCGACCTCGCGCGCACGTCCGCAACCCGCCTCACGAGCCACGTCGACGACGAAATGACGCCATCGTCCCGCCAGGCTTGA